The Bradyrhizobium sp. WBAH42 genome includes a window with the following:
- a CDS encoding ABC transporter permease: MTAIVVHAAPTRWWHSRAVARFMRHHLALVGIAMITLLVLACAIGPYALPYDTLQIDLRARFAPPLTGHHYFGTDPLGRDLAARLLMAGRVSLLVGFSAMLLSTLIGTLVGVTAGYRGGWVGAALMRTVDGFLSYPSIFLVLALAAMLRPSPVMITVIIAATSWMETARIVEAEVRSLREREFVQAARMVGLSRRHIMFREVLPNAIGPIIVAASLAVARAILLEAYISFLGYGIQPPLPSWGNMLNGAQQYLASAPWLAIIPGAAITIAVTSFNFIGDGLRDALDVRNDHI; this comes from the coding sequence ATGACCGCCATCGTCGTGCACGCAGCTCCTACTCGCTGGTGGCACAGCCGTGCGGTGGCGCGCTTCATGCGCCATCATCTGGCACTCGTCGGGATCGCGATGATCACCCTGCTTGTGCTGGCGTGCGCCATTGGCCCTTATGCCTTACCTTACGACACGCTCCAGATCGATTTGCGCGCCCGCTTTGCGCCACCTCTCACTGGTCACCACTATTTCGGCACCGACCCTTTGGGTCGTGACTTGGCCGCACGGCTGTTGATGGCCGGGCGCGTCTCGCTGCTGGTGGGATTCTCCGCGATGCTGCTATCGACGCTGATCGGCACCCTGGTCGGCGTGACCGCAGGCTATCGCGGCGGCTGGGTCGGGGCTGCGCTGATGCGCACGGTGGACGGCTTTCTTTCCTATCCTTCGATCTTCCTCGTGCTGGCGCTGGCCGCAATGCTGCGGCCGAGCCCGGTGATGATCACCGTCATCATAGCGGCCACGAGCTGGATGGAGACCGCCAGAATCGTCGAAGCCGAGGTCCGCTCGCTGCGCGAGCGCGAGTTTGTCCAGGCTGCACGCATGGTGGGACTGAGCCGAAGGCACATCATGTTCCGCGAGGTCCTGCCCAATGCCATAGGCCCGATCATCGTCGCCGCAAGCCTGGCGGTCGCCCGTGCGATTCTTCTGGAAGCCTATATCAGCTTCCTCGGCTACGGCATCCAGCCGCCGCTGCCGAGTTGGGGCAACATGCTCAACGGCGCCCAGCAATATCTGGCGAGCGCTCCATGGCTCGCCATCATTCCCGGCGCCGCGATTACGATCGCGGTGACGAGCTTCAACTTCATCGGCGATGGCTTGCGAGATGCCCTCGACGTTCGAAACGACCATATCTGA
- a CDS encoding FAD-binding oxidoreductase, with translation MSPHVERIHSDERLPAAADVVIVGGGILGSTAAYYLAKRGLSVALLEKGHVACEQSSRNWGWCRQQNRDRRELPLSVISMRLWDELTRDINRDLGFRRCGLVYATHDEAVLAGWERWREVAREYDVDTRVLSRAEVAERVPEARDKWVGGTYSERDGKAEPALAAPAIAEGARTLGATIHQECAARGLDLANGKIAGVQTEKGYIRTSAVLCAAGAWSSRLLRPLGISFPQASIRQTALRSTPTINIGEAVSTPYCTITRRLDGSYTLAISGKANLEITPQAIRYSREFMPQFLRRLKNVRLGVGRSFVSGPDSMSALLTDDDRIFEQNRVLDPPPLKWLVSQVVESVRKTFPQLGEIKIDSAWGGFVDCTPDAVPVVSQVDGVKGLVLAAGCSGHGFGLGPGLGYLAAQLVVNDTPCVDPAPFRLSRLTDGSKLDISAI, from the coding sequence ATGTCGCCCCACGTCGAGCGCATTCACAGCGATGAGCGTCTTCCGGCCGCGGCCGACGTCGTCATCGTCGGCGGCGGCATCCTCGGCTCTACGGCCGCCTATTACCTGGCGAAGCGCGGCCTCTCTGTGGCGCTCCTCGAGAAGGGCCACGTCGCCTGTGAACAATCGAGCCGAAACTGGGGTTGGTGCCGCCAGCAGAACCGCGACCGGCGCGAACTGCCGCTCTCGGTGATCTCCATGCGGCTATGGGACGAGCTCACGCGCGATATCAATCGGGACCTCGGATTTCGGCGCTGCGGTCTCGTCTATGCGACCCACGACGAGGCTGTGCTCGCCGGCTGGGAAAGGTGGCGCGAGGTCGCCAGGGAGTACGACGTCGACACGCGCGTGCTGAGCCGGGCGGAGGTGGCCGAGCGCGTCCCCGAAGCGCGCGACAAATGGGTCGGCGGGACCTATTCGGAGCGGGACGGCAAGGCCGAACCTGCGCTCGCCGCGCCGGCTATCGCCGAGGGGGCCAGGACTCTGGGCGCCACAATCCACCAGGAATGCGCCGCTCGGGGGCTCGACCTGGCCAATGGCAAGATCGCGGGCGTGCAGACGGAGAAGGGCTATATCAGAACCAGCGCGGTGCTGTGCGCCGCCGGCGCCTGGTCGTCGCGCTTGCTTCGGCCGCTCGGGATCAGTTTCCCCCAGGCGAGCATCCGTCAGACCGCGCTGCGTTCTACCCCGACAATCAACATCGGCGAGGCGGTCTCCACTCCCTACTGCACGATCACGCGCCGACTGGACGGCAGCTATACGCTTGCGATCAGCGGCAAGGCGAACCTCGAAATCACGCCCCAGGCGATCCGATACAGCCGGGAATTCATGCCGCAGTTCTTGCGTCGCCTGAAGAACGTCAGGCTCGGCGTTGGCCGATCGTTCGTTTCGGGACCGGATTCGATGTCGGCGCTGCTGACCGACGACGATCGGATCTTCGAGCAGAATCGCGTGCTGGATCCACCGCCCTTGAAATGGCTGGTGAGCCAAGTGGTGGAGAGTGTCCGGAAAACCTTCCCCCAACTCGGGGAAATCAAGATCGATAGCGCCTGGGGCGGCTTCGTCGATTGCACGCCGGACGCAGTGCCCGTGGTGTCGCAGGTAGACGGGGTGAAGGGCCTCGTCCTCGCAGCGGGCTGCTCGGGTCACGGCTTCGGTCTGGGCCCAGGGCTCGGCTATCTGGCCGCACAGCTCGTCGTCAACGACACGCCTTGCGTCGATCCCGCACCGTTTCGGCTGTCGCGTCTGACCGACGGCTCGAAGCTGGATATCTCCGCAATCTGA
- the thrC gene encoding threonine synthase, with translation MHYISTRGHSGRKQFCEVLLEGLAQDSGLYVPESYPRVDRATLDAWRSLPYLSLAWEVLSLYVSDIPPADLKAICEKTYTPAIFGKPDIAPLRKLERGLYLQELSNGPTLAFKDMAMQLLGNLLEYELARRHQELNILGATSGDTGSAAEYAMRGKKGVRVFMLSPRGRMSAFQQAQMFSLQDHNIHNIAIDGVFDDCQDIVKRVSGDLEFKRRYKLGAVNSINWARLLAQVVYYFSGYLQASEREPADVSFTVPSGNFGNICAGHVARMMGLPICRLVVATNENDVLDEFLRTGVYRVRSRADTLETSSPSMDISKASNLERFVFDLVGRDAARTKALFDGQLGERGGFDLSGDPRFAEAAASFGFRSGRSSHADRLATIRDTWERYHTVIDPHTADGVTVARAHTSPREAMIVLETALPIKFAATIKEALGREPDLPDGFKGLEELPRRVKVLPPDAQAVKNYIAEIATS, from the coding sequence ATGCACTACATTTCGACGCGTGGCCATTCAGGCCGCAAGCAGTTCTGCGAGGTACTGCTTGAGGGTCTCGCTCAGGATAGCGGGCTGTACGTACCTGAGAGCTACCCGCGCGTAGATCGCGCGACGCTCGATGCGTGGCGTAGCTTGCCGTACCTAAGTCTGGCGTGGGAAGTTCTATCACTCTATGTCAGCGATATTCCCCCGGCCGACCTGAAGGCAATTTGCGAAAAGACCTACACGCCGGCGATCTTCGGAAAGCCTGATATCGCGCCGCTGCGGAAGCTGGAGAGGGGGCTTTACCTCCAGGAATTGTCGAACGGTCCGACGCTGGCGTTCAAGGACATGGCCATGCAGCTGCTCGGCAATCTGCTCGAGTACGAACTGGCGCGACGGCATCAGGAATTGAACATTCTGGGTGCGACCAGTGGCGACACCGGCAGCGCCGCAGAATACGCGATGCGCGGCAAGAAAGGGGTGCGGGTGTTCATGCTGTCGCCCCGCGGGCGGATGAGCGCCTTTCAGCAAGCTCAGATGTTCAGCCTCCAGGACCACAACATCCATAACATCGCGATCGATGGCGTCTTCGACGATTGCCAGGACATCGTCAAGCGCGTGTCCGGCGATCTCGAGTTCAAACGGCGATACAAGCTCGGTGCGGTCAATTCGATCAACTGGGCGAGACTGCTTGCTCAGGTCGTCTACTACTTTTCCGGCTACCTGCAGGCGTCCGAACGGGAACCGGCAGACGTAAGCTTTACCGTGCCTTCAGGCAATTTCGGAAACATCTGCGCCGGCCATGTTGCGCGCATGATGGGGCTTCCGATCTGCCGCCTCGTCGTTGCGACCAACGAGAACGACGTGCTCGACGAATTTCTCCGCACCGGCGTGTATCGCGTTCGGAGCCGGGCTGATACGCTCGAAACGTCGAGCCCCTCGATGGACATTTCCAAGGCATCGAATCTCGAGCGTTTCGTCTTTGACTTGGTCGGTCGCGACGCCGCTCGGACGAAGGCGCTGTTTGATGGTCAGCTCGGGGAGCGGGGCGGGTTCGACCTGAGTGGAGATCCCCGTTTCGCGGAGGCGGCCGCCAGTTTCGGCTTTCGAAGCGGCAGGAGCAGCCATGCCGACCGGTTGGCGACGATCCGAGACACCTGGGAGCGCTACCACACCGTGATCGACCCACACACGGCGGATGGTGTCACAGTCGCGCGCGCGCACACCTCACCCCGGGAGGCAATGATCGTGCTCGAAACTGCACTGCCAATCAAATTCGCTGCGACGATCAAGGAAGCGTTGGGCCGCGAGCCGGATCTTCCGGACGGGTTCAAGGGCCTGGAAGAACTGCCGAGGCGCGTCAAAGTCCTTCCGCCGGACGCACAGGCAGTCAAGAACTACATCGCCGAAATTGCGACCAGCTGA
- a CDS encoding ABC transporter permease, protein MSAFLLNRLSQSVVLLVIVSIIGFTVLNLMPGGPLAQFGLDPGMTQKDVERLAAQLGLNRPLWLQYLDWAWRLIRGDWGHSFRDGSAVLAVIGRHLSATLLLMGTSTVLAIAAGTWIGIRGATHRYSLFDYCATVGAMVALSVPTFWFGLIGIYIFTLKLGWVPAGNMYTIGDGSVLDYLHHLILPSLVLSLVHVAIWSRYMRTATLEALSQDFVKTARAKGVSERRILLKHVVGNALLPMITLAGMQLPSILTGALVTETVFTWPGMGRLFLDSLGYSDYPVVMGLLIFSAILVVLGNLIADIVIATVDPRIRLG, encoded by the coding sequence ATGTCCGCCTTTCTGCTCAATCGTCTCTCGCAGAGCGTCGTGCTGCTGGTGATCGTCTCGATCATCGGCTTCACGGTTCTCAACCTCATGCCTGGCGGTCCTCTCGCGCAATTCGGGCTCGATCCCGGCATGACCCAGAAGGACGTCGAGCGCCTCGCAGCGCAGCTTGGGCTGAACCGGCCCCTGTGGCTTCAGTATCTCGACTGGGCCTGGCGACTGATCCGGGGCGACTGGGGACACTCCTTCCGCGATGGCTCTGCGGTGCTGGCGGTGATCGGCCGACATCTGTCGGCGACGCTGCTGCTGATGGGCACGTCCACTGTATTGGCGATCGCGGCCGGCACCTGGATCGGCATCCGCGGTGCTACCCACCGCTACTCCCTGTTCGACTATTGCGCGACGGTGGGTGCCATGGTGGCACTTTCGGTCCCGACGTTCTGGTTCGGCCTCATCGGCATCTACATCTTCACCCTGAAGCTCGGTTGGGTTCCTGCGGGCAACATGTACACGATCGGCGACGGCTCGGTGCTGGATTATCTGCACCATCTGATCCTGCCCAGCCTGGTGCTGTCGCTGGTTCATGTCGCGATCTGGAGCCGCTACATGCGCACGGCAACGCTCGAAGCGCTGAGTCAGGATTTCGTCAAGACCGCCCGCGCCAAGGGCGTGAGCGAACGACGCATCCTGCTGAAGCACGTCGTCGGCAATGCGCTGTTGCCGATGATCACGCTGGCCGGGATGCAATTGCCCAGCATTCTGACCGGCGCATTGGTGACCGAGACTGTCTTCACCTGGCCGGGAATGGGTCGGCTGTTTCTCGATAGTCTCGGTTACAGCGACTATCCCGTCGTGATGGGGCTGCTGATATTCTCGGCCATCCTGGTCGTGTTGGGCAACCTGATCGCAGACATCGTCATCGCCACCGTCGACCCGCGCATTCGCCTGGGCTGA
- a CDS encoding GNAT family N-acetyltransferase — protein sequence MTAAFFPAGQRDNEDVALLPFSRAHLEGALKLSQEMSWPYRIEDWDVALQLGHGFVLQREGTVIGTAAWWPYGETHASAGMIIVAKAAQGRGYGARLMDALLASARPRTIALNSTAEGITLYRRRGFLPTGIIHQHQGIPRQSHETPRSGLLRPMAASEFEAIARLDRTASGLERRQLLNRLFDSGDGHVLLRDGILCGYAISRLFGRGYVIGPVVAESPTDARALIEFAIARLGPVFVRIDTPASSQLGEWLESIGLQQVSDATTMVLGTPAEWTGPARMFGLANQSFG from the coding sequence ATGACAGCCGCATTTTTTCCAGCCGGGCAGCGCGACAACGAAGACGTGGCCCTGCTTCCTTTCTCCAGAGCGCATCTGGAAGGCGCCCTGAAGCTCTCGCAGGAGATGTCCTGGCCCTACCGCATTGAGGATTGGGACGTTGCGCTGCAGCTGGGTCATGGGTTTGTTCTGCAGCGCGAGGGGACGGTGATCGGAACCGCGGCGTGGTGGCCATACGGCGAGACTCACGCGTCCGCCGGCATGATCATCGTCGCGAAGGCCGCTCAGGGCCGCGGCTATGGGGCGCGGCTGATGGATGCGTTGCTGGCGTCCGCGCGCCCACGGACCATCGCGTTGAATTCGACGGCCGAAGGCATCACGCTTTATCGCCGCCGCGGTTTTCTGCCGACCGGGATCATCCATCAGCATCAGGGAATTCCACGCCAAAGCCACGAGACGCCGCGATCGGGCCTCCTCAGACCGATGGCCGCATCGGAGTTCGAAGCGATCGCGCGGCTCGACCGCACTGCTAGCGGGTTGGAGCGGCGGCAGTTGCTGAATCGGCTGTTCGATAGCGGTGACGGTCATGTCCTGCTGCGTGACGGCATACTTTGCGGCTACGCCATCTCTCGGCTCTTCGGCCGAGGGTATGTCATCGGTCCCGTGGTGGCCGAGAGCCCGACCGATGCACGCGCGCTGATCGAGTTCGCGATCGCGCGGCTCGGGCCTGTCTTCGTCCGGATCGATACTCCGGCCTCCTCGCAGCTCGGGGAATGGCTCGAAAGCATCGGCCTGCAGCAGGTTAGTGATGCCACCACCATGGTGCTGGGGACGCCGGCTGAATGGACTGGACCGGCCCGCATGTTCGGGCTCGCCAACCAGTCATTCGGCTAA
- a CDS encoding FAD-binding oxidoreductase: MHAPRVDEKATPYWWEAAPLKPLPPQPLPTKLDVLIVGAGYAGLSAGLVLAREGRSVAAFDAMDPGEGASTRNGGITSGSIRPDYAALTRRFGEEKALAIEAEGKAAREFLYDFIKTEGLACDFQPVGQFKGAFGYEQYEAMARTAERLANKLKIEAYAVPYAEQRKYIGTDVYRGGTVRMDIGGLHPAKFHAELLRVALASGLAVHARTPVISIERDGAEFRVVTAAGTVTARQVLVCTNGYTDGAVPFLRRRLVPVRSRIIATEELAPDVMARLMPKRMMIIENREVGFYYRPSPDGKRILLGGRDSSRVGDPIAPKLLLRKGLVNLFPELESVRLSHSWFGNVAMNRDMIPRIFEKDGIVYATGFCGSGVVWAPWIGMHAAHKLMRHEERARTAFDFRPPAFIPFYRGDPWFMPAFIQSYRMRDRIALWRASR; this comes from the coding sequence ATGCATGCGCCCAGAGTAGACGAGAAGGCGACGCCATACTGGTGGGAAGCCGCCCCGCTGAAGCCGCTGCCTCCGCAACCCTTGCCCACGAAGCTCGACGTGCTGATTGTGGGCGCGGGCTACGCCGGGCTGTCGGCTGGTTTGGTGCTCGCGCGCGAGGGGCGCTCGGTTGCAGCCTTTGATGCAATGGATCCGGGCGAAGGAGCCTCGACGCGCAACGGCGGAATCACCAGCGGATCCATTCGTCCGGATTACGCGGCGCTCACGCGACGGTTCGGTGAAGAGAAGGCGCTGGCGATCGAGGCGGAAGGCAAGGCCGCACGCGAGTTCCTGTACGATTTCATCAAGACGGAAGGCCTCGCCTGCGACTTCCAGCCGGTGGGGCAATTCAAGGGCGCCTTCGGCTATGAGCAATACGAAGCCATGGCGCGCACTGCTGAGAGGCTGGCGAACAAGCTGAAGATCGAGGCTTATGCGGTTCCCTATGCCGAGCAGCGCAAGTACATCGGGACGGATGTCTATCGCGGCGGCACGGTTCGGATGGATATCGGCGGGCTGCACCCGGCCAAATTCCACGCCGAGCTGCTGCGTGTCGCGCTGGCTTCGGGATTGGCGGTCCACGCGCGGACGCCGGTGATTTCGATCGAAAGAGATGGTGCCGAATTCCGCGTCGTCACCGCAGCGGGCACGGTGACGGCGCGTCAGGTGCTGGTTTGTACCAACGGCTACACCGATGGTGCCGTGCCCTTCCTGCGCCGCAGATTGGTCCCGGTCCGCAGCCGGATCATTGCAACCGAGGAGCTCGCGCCCGACGTCATGGCGCGGCTGATGCCGAAACGGATGATGATCATCGAAAATCGGGAGGTCGGCTTCTATTACCGGCCTTCGCCGGACGGCAAACGCATTCTGCTCGGTGGCCGCGACAGCTCCCGCGTCGGCGATCCAATCGCTCCGAAGCTGCTTCTGCGCAAGGGCCTGGTCAATCTGTTTCCGGAACTGGAGAGCGTTCGCCTCTCGCACAGCTGGTTCGGCAACGTGGCGATGAACCGCGACATGATCCCTCGCATCTTCGAGAAGGACGGCATCGTCTATGCCACTGGCTTTTGCGGCTCGGGCGTGGTTTGGGCCCCATGGATCGGTATGCATGCAGCCCACAAGCTCATGAGGCATGAGGAGCGGGCACGCACGGCTTTCGACTTCCGCCCTCCGGCCTTCATCCCGTTCTATCGTGGGGATCCGTGGTTCATGCCGGCCTTCATCCAGAGCTATCGCATGCGGGACCGGATCGCGTTGTGGCGCGCCAGCCGCTGA
- a CDS encoding homoserine kinase gives MAVFTELSFHEVTSFFRALGLAAPRSLRGITGGIENTNYFVDTDDEAYVLTLFERLTSEHLPFYLYFMKHLAVRGMPVPDPVADARGVILHMLKERPAVVVNRLPGASETEPTAAHCRSVGEFLARLHVAGSEYQRRQANPRGLQWWNEVAPVLGGRLPAGPRSLLSTELVFQNELALSSSYRQLPTGPIHADLFRDNVLFERGRLSGVIDFYFAGCDTFLFDIAVCLNDWCVDGLTRRANVERAAAFLDAYESVRPLTSSEHKLLPAMQRAAAFRFWLSRLWDVHLPRQAALLKPHDPGDFERILLMLRGEFA, from the coding sequence ATGGCCGTGTTTACGGAATTGTCATTCCACGAGGTGACGTCGTTCTTCCGAGCGCTGGGACTCGCCGCGCCTCGTTCCCTTCGTGGGATCACCGGCGGAATTGAGAACACGAACTACTTCGTCGACACGGATGACGAGGCCTATGTGCTCACCTTGTTCGAACGCCTTACATCCGAGCATCTGCCGTTCTACCTGTACTTTATGAAGCATCTTGCGGTACGAGGCATGCCCGTCCCGGATCCGGTTGCTGACGCACGGGGCGTGATCCTTCACATGCTGAAAGAGCGGCCCGCGGTGGTCGTCAACAGGCTTCCTGGTGCAAGCGAAACAGAGCCCACGGCGGCCCATTGCCGTTCGGTCGGCGAGTTCCTGGCGCGTTTGCACGTGGCCGGGAGCGAGTACCAACGACGGCAGGCCAATCCGCGGGGCCTTCAATGGTGGAATGAGGTTGCGCCGGTGCTCGGCGGCCGCCTCCCTGCCGGACCGCGCTCGCTGCTCTCGACTGAATTGGTCTTTCAGAACGAGCTCGCTTTATCCTCCAGCTACAGGCAACTCCCCACGGGGCCGATCCACGCCGATCTGTTTCGCGACAACGTGTTGTTCGAGAGGGGGCGCCTGTCCGGCGTCATCGATTTCTATTTCGCCGGGTGCGACACGTTTCTGTTCGATATAGCAGTGTGTCTCAACGACTGGTGCGTCGATGGCCTCACCCGCCGCGCCAATGTCGAGCGAGCCGCCGCTTTCCTGGATGCTTATGAGAGCGTTCGGCCGCTGACTTCCTCCGAACACAAGCTGCTTCCTGCGATGCAGCGCGCTGCGGCATTCCGGTTTTGGCTGTCGCGTCTCTGGGATGTGCACCTGCCTCGGCAGGCTGCGCTCCTTAAACCACATGATCCCGGCGACTTCGAGCGCATCTTGCTCATGCTCCGGGGAGAGTTCGCGTGA
- a CDS encoding aldehyde dehydrogenase family protein, whose protein sequence is MTSPLRHLTEAGFLGKFYIDGGWRKPVGSVVAAATVVNPATEQSIAEIALGDDDDVDCAVAAARRAFAGWSMTPPADRAVLLDRIHGLLLQRLELFAQALTCEMGAAITYARRAQVPLAAEHIRVARDNLANYQFIAARGSTAIMREAIGVCGLITPWNWPLYQITAKVGPALAAGCTVVLKPSELSPLSALLFAEVMDDAGCPPGVFNLVNGTGPIVGARLASHPHVDMISITGSTRAGVLVAQAAAPTVKRVAQELGGKSPNIILPDADLSRAIPLGVGAAFRNLGQSCSAPTRMLVPRSHMKEVETLAAVAASELVVGDPLGESTTHGPIANRPQFERVQTMIGVGLDEGAKLVIGGPGRRRNLQIGFYARPTIFSNVRCDMRIAQEEIFGPVLSIIPYDTVDEAIAIANDTVYGLGAHVQGTDMETVRAVARRIQSGQVHLNHPDWDPNAPFGGYKRSGNGREYGREGMEEYLETKAVLGFYR, encoded by the coding sequence ATGACCTCGCCCCTTCGACACCTGACGGAAGCCGGCTTCCTCGGAAAATTCTACATCGACGGAGGATGGCGGAAGCCGGTCGGATCAGTCGTGGCAGCAGCAACCGTCGTCAATCCGGCAACGGAGCAGTCGATCGCCGAGATTGCGCTCGGCGATGACGATGATGTGGACTGCGCCGTAGCAGCTGCCAGACGAGCCTTCGCAGGCTGGTCCATGACACCGCCTGCTGACCGAGCGGTGCTGCTCGACCGGATTCACGGTTTGCTGCTCCAGCGGCTGGAGTTGTTCGCGCAGGCGCTCACGTGCGAGATGGGAGCTGCCATCACCTATGCGCGTCGAGCCCAGGTGCCGCTGGCTGCCGAACATATTCGTGTCGCTCGCGACAATCTCGCGAATTATCAGTTCATCGCCGCGCGCGGCAGCACGGCGATCATGCGCGAGGCGATCGGTGTCTGCGGTCTCATCACCCCCTGGAACTGGCCTCTCTACCAGATCACAGCCAAGGTCGGTCCCGCGCTCGCAGCCGGTTGCACGGTGGTGTTGAAGCCGAGCGAGTTATCGCCGCTGAGCGCCTTGCTATTCGCTGAGGTGATGGACGATGCCGGCTGTCCGCCCGGCGTCTTCAACCTCGTCAATGGAACGGGTCCGATCGTCGGCGCTCGTCTGGCGTCGCATCCGCATGTAGACATGATCTCGATCACCGGCTCGACCCGGGCTGGCGTTCTCGTCGCGCAGGCCGCGGCGCCCACTGTCAAGCGTGTCGCCCAGGAGCTCGGCGGCAAGTCGCCGAACATTATTCTGCCGGACGCCGATCTCAGCCGTGCTATTCCGCTCGGCGTCGGCGCCGCCTTCCGTAATCTCGGCCAATCCTGCAGCGCTCCGACGCGCATGCTCGTGCCTCGCTCACACATGAAAGAGGTCGAGACCTTGGCGGCAGTGGCCGCTTCAGAGCTGGTGGTCGGCGATCCGCTTGGGGAAAGCACGACCCATGGCCCGATCGCCAACCGGCCGCAGTTCGAGCGCGTGCAGACCATGATCGGTGTCGGCCTGGATGAAGGCGCCAAGCTCGTCATCGGCGGGCCCGGGCGGCGCCGCAACCTTCAGATTGGTTTCTATGCGCGGCCGACCATCTTCTCGAACGTCCGTTGCGACATGAGGATCGCGCAGGAGGAGATCTTCGGCCCGGTGCTGTCGATCATTCCCTACGATACCGTGGACGAAGCGATCGCGATCGCCAATGACACCGTCTACGGACTCGGCGCCCATGTGCAGGGCACCGATATGGAGACGGTGCGGGCCGTCGCCAGGCGGATTCAGTCGGGTCAAGTGCATCTCAACCATCCCGACTGGGACCCCAACGCACCTTTTGGCGGCTACAAGCGCTCCGGCAACGGACGCGAATACGGCCGTGAGGGCATGGAGGAGTATTTGGAGACCAAGGCCGTCCTCGGATTTTACCGATGA
- a CDS encoding alanine racemase, with protein sequence MDRTDVPNAGPGETAATIGALATPALLLDKHRLDRNLARLSSRMARQGVVLRPHMKTAKSIDVAHRVYPSEAGPITVSTLAEAEYFAQHGFRDITYAVGLAPHTAGRAMRLRKAGIDLKVLLDSPEQAIILGAAARAAGVAPSAFIEIDCDGHRGGLTAEDPKLIAVAAAVVKAGVDLVGILTHAGESYGLSTPAALVAAAENERAVAVAAAERLRAAGHECPVVSVGSTPTAHFAEDLTGVTEMRAGVYMFFDLVMHGVGVCTTDDIAISVLATVIGKKPEKRWILVDAGWMALSRDRGTAAQRVDQGYGLVCDVAGKVFPDLIVSQASQEHGILAIRPGSAQALPNLPIGAKVRILPNHACATASQHELYNVISAGSDAIAARWPRMRGW encoded by the coding sequence ATAGACAGGACGGATGTCCCGAACGCCGGGCCGGGCGAGACGGCCGCAACGATTGGTGCGCTGGCAACACCGGCGCTCCTGCTCGACAAGCATCGGCTGGACCGCAATCTGGCGCGCCTGTCCTCTCGTATGGCCCGGCAAGGCGTCGTGCTGCGTCCCCATATGAAGACGGCGAAATCCATTGACGTCGCCCACCGCGTCTATCCATCGGAGGCGGGACCAATCACTGTCTCGACCTTGGCGGAGGCGGAGTACTTCGCGCAGCATGGGTTCCGGGACATCACCTATGCCGTGGGTCTGGCGCCCCACACAGCTGGAAGAGCGATGCGTCTGCGCAAAGCAGGCATCGACCTCAAGGTGCTGCTCGATTCGCCGGAGCAGGCGATCATCCTCGGCGCGGCCGCTCGTGCCGCCGGCGTAGCGCCGTCTGCTTTCATCGAAATCGATTGCGACGGTCACCGTGGCGGGCTGACCGCTGAGGATCCCAAGCTCATCGCCGTCGCGGCCGCCGTGGTCAAGGCCGGCGTCGACCTCGTAGGCATTCTCACCCATGCCGGCGAATCCTACGGCCTCAGCACGCCCGCGGCCCTTGTCGCGGCTGCGGAAAACGAGAGGGCCGTGGCCGTCGCTGCGGCGGAGAGGTTGCGCGCGGCAGGGCATGAGTGCCCGGTCGTCAGCGTCGGCTCGACGCCGACCGCCCATTTTGCCGAAGACCTGACCGGCGTCACGGAAATGCGAGCCGGCGTCTACATGTTCTTTGATCTGGTAATGCACGGTGTCGGTGTCTGCACGACCGACGACATCGCGATCTCGGTGCTTGCTACCGTGATCGGCAAGAAGCCCGAGAAGCGCTGGATTTTGGTCGATGCCGGGTGGATGGCGCTGTCGCGCGATCGCGGCACCGCGGCGCAGCGAGTCGACCAGGGCTACGGTCTGGTCTGCGACGTGGCCGGCAAAGTCTTTCCTGACCTGATCGTTTCGCAAGCGAGCCAGGAGCACGGGATCCTCGCCATCAGGCCCGGGTCGGCGCAGGCTTTGCCCAATCTTCCGATCGGCGCGAAGGTCCGCATCCTGCCCAATCATGCCTGTGCGACGGCGTCGCAACACGAACTGTACAACGTCATCTCCGCCGGCAGCGACGCGATCGCGGCGCGATGGCCACGGATGCGCGGCTGGTAG